The Trichocoleus desertorum ATA4-8-CV12 genome includes the window GTGCAACGCTTAGAGATTCTAGACTGGTACCACCTGACGGAAAATTTGGGTAAGGTCGGCGGGTCACAGCAGCGGCTCGATAAGGTAGAGGCCTGTCTCTGGCAAGGCGATGTTGAGGGAGCCGTTAGGCTATTTGATGATTGGACCCATGAGCGGGTCGAGCGATTTGTGGCTTACTTGACCAAGCATCGACACCGCATCGTGAACTATGCCTACTACCAAGCCGAGGGCATCTCCATTGGCTCTGGCGAGATTGAGTCAAGGGTCAAGCAAATCGGGCGACGGGTGAAGATTTCGGGGGCTCAGTGGGACGAAGATAACGTGCAGCAAGTGCTGCGACAACGGTGTGCTTATCTCAATGGCTACTTCTCAAACTGAGTCTTGCAAGACTGGGATGCACCCAATATTGCTGCTGTCATTTGTTAAACCTAAAGTTTCTTAAAACAACATATACCTCTCCATTAAAATTTTCATCACCAGGGACAGTGTTCTGGATAGATACATTGTTAGAGTAGGCTTGCCAAACCTCTAAAGGAAAGTTAAATACACTTCCAACTATGACAATTCCTATATCTGATTGCTCAGGAAGAGTGTATTCTCCAGATCTCCAACTGTCCACAGCACTGTTATGAACTTTACCTTGAGAATCCGTAGTGTTTCCTTCACAAGTATATTCAAGTGCAGATCTAAATCTTACATAGTACACCCCTGGTTCTTTTGGTGCAGTGAAAGTGAAATTGCTTCCACTTTCACTCTTTTCTCCTTGGTCAAAAAGCTGCCCAACATCTATGCAGTCCGGTATACCTGTAGTTTTACTTCCTCTATCTTCTGAGAAGCCCATCACGATTTGATTAAATACACTCGAATAACCTCTTGCAGTATTAGGAGTATATAGGTATCTGTAATCTGTAGTTCCGCTAATCTTTTGCTCAGGAGAAGTGAATATGACATTTGGTTTGTTTGCCAAGTTAGACCAAATTGTCCACATGAATGTTGCTGCGGATGCAACAAATGCTGTGACGACTAGTAACACAGTGATCCCAGTGCCCCAACGCAAACGGGTATTCTTGTGTTTTTGTTTAATGCTTTGTTGCACAAACTCAATTTCTAATTGGTTTAACCAATTGTTCGTCTGAGAACTATTTACCTCTTCCAACACACTCAAATAGGGGTCAGCATTCCAAAGAAACCTTGCTTGTTGCTGACTTTTCCACTCTATAGCAGCAGGAGTTAAACGGCGCTGCAATCTTAAGTTTTTCTCCTCTTCTACCCAACTTAGAAACCTTTTCCAGCCCCGCACTAAAGCATTATGGGCTGGTTCCACATAAGAATTACCCTCTGCATCTTTTCCTTTCACTAGTAATCGCGCTTCGATAAAACGCTTAATGACCTGTTCAGCTAGATCATTTTTCTCTGCGGAGTATCTTAGTTCCTCTACCGGAACTCGTCTGCGTACTAATTCACCCCCACCAATAGCAATCATTCGCAGCATCACATGGCGGATAATCTGAGCATAAGCTGGATCTTTTCCAACTAACGACTCGTATTCCTCATCGGCTTTTTGAGTTAGTGATTGGATAACTCCTCCCAAATCTTGATAATCTGCTTGGGTGAGTGCCCGATCGATTGCTACACCTCTATTCTGTGCATCCCACTGCCGCCTCAGATACTTAAGATAAAGTTCGCTCAAGGCAAAAGAAAGCAGGGGTAATGCTCCCGGCATATTGTCCACTTCATCAATCAATTATTCTACAAGTTCGTGAGGCTGAAAATGCATCACTCGTGCTTCGGCAGGTTTCTCGATCGCCTCGCGCAGTTCTCCTCGGGTCATTGCCGGAACAATAAACCGTTCGCTCTGCCACCGTTTTCTTAGCTCTGTGTGTCCCGACTGATTAGAAGCTTCAATAAATTTCAAGCTTCTATCTCTAATTTGGGGTTCAAAGTCAGACCGCAAGCTCAACACAACTCGCAACCGCTGTTGATGGGCATCGATCGCGATCAGAATTTGTTGAAAGAATGCTTGGCGTTCCGTTTCATCAGAGCAAAGCGTAATGATTTCTTCGCTCTGATCGATAAAGATGAGTAGCTTGGAATTCGGATTTCCTTCCATCCAAACTGCAATGCTTTGAGCCAGCGTTTTGTGTGGGTTTTGCAACTCGATCGCTGCTAATTGAGCCGCAACAAGGGCATTATTCAACGCTTGAAGCGGAGTTTCTCCAGGGCGAATTGATGGTAAAATCCACCATTTCTCATGAGTTTTGTGCGCGTCTTTTAATTTGGGGATTAATCCACCTTTGACTAGACTGGACTTTCCTGAACCCGAAGCACCCAGAACAACTGTAAGAGGATGAATTTTGACAAAATTGTGTAGCTTTTCGATCAGTTCGCTTCTACCAAAAAATAGCTCACTGTGATTTTCTTCAAACGGTTCCAAACCACGATAAGGATTTCTGGAGGCATCTAGTGGAGGTGCGGGCGGCAAATTGAATTCGTGTCCAGGCGTGAGGAAAATATACTCGCCTTTGTCATGCTTTTTGAGCGGCCAAATTCCCGGCGTTTGGCGGTGGCGATCGATCGTTGCCAGTTCAACGCGATCGCGCAGATACAAATACAGTTCAGTTGCGGTCACAATACCGTCACCGAAGGGTTTTCCCGGTTCGGTCGGTAGATTTCGATCGGCAGCACCAGCCAGGGCATCAATTAGAGCCATAGCAAACGGTGAATGCTCGCCCGGTTGTCCGCGATTAGCGTCGAGTACAAAGGCATCTGAAGCTTTCTGATCAGAGGCGGCAGAAGTGATAACTTGCCATGCCGGATTTTGAATGAAGCGATCGTAACGTTCCTGATGAATAACCTCAGGCGTCGTGATCAGATCTCGCAGACTGCCCCAGCGGAAAGCTCCGGCAAAACAGCAATCAAGAATGCCTAAAAAGTGACGGCAAGGTAGATTTTCAAGTGCCGTTTGTAAGCGCGTCATTGGCAAATAACTTTGGATATTTCCCTTCTGGGCATCGCATGGAATTAAATATCCGGCAGGGCCGTCTTCACCATTCAGGGCAATACCATGACCTGCAAAATAAAATAACAGGCGATCGTTTGCTGTCACCTGTTGCGGCAGCGTGACTTCAAGCAAGTGACAGAGATTCTTAAATGTCGCGACTTCATCTAGACAAATCCAGACTTGATAGTCGTGTTGTGTTCGCAAGGTTTCGACAAGCTTCTTGGCATCATTTACGGCATTTTGTAATGCGGGAATGCCATGTTCGTAGCTGTTAATGCCAATCACGATCGCCAGATTTCTATCAAAACTCATGATGCACTCCTAAAATTTTAAGAATTTGAATTTAATCATGCT containing:
- a CDS encoding ISKra4 family transposase — encoded protein: VQRLEILDWYHLTENLGKVGGSQQRLDKVEACLWQGDVEGAVRLFDDWTHERVERFVAYLTKHRHRIVNYAYYQAEGISIGSGEIESRVKQIGRRVKISGAQWDEDNVQQVLRQRCAYLNGYFSN
- a CDS encoding caspase family protein, whose amino-acid sequence is MSFDRNLAIVIGINSYEHGIPALQNAVNDAKKLVETLRTQHDYQVWICLDEVATFKNLCHLLEVTLPQQVTANDRLLFYFAGHGIALNGEDGPAGYLIPCDAQKGNIQSYLPMTRLQTALENLPCRHFLGILDCCFAGAFRWGSLRDLITTPEVIHQERYDRFIQNPAWQVITSAASDQKASDAFVLDANRGQPGEHSPFAMALIDALAGAADRNLPTEPGKPFGDGIVTATELYLYLRDRVELATIDRHRQTPGIWPLKKHDKGEYIFLTPGHEFNLPPAPPLDASRNPYRGLEPFEENHSELFFGRSELIEKLHNFVKIHPLTVVLGASGSGKSSLVKGGLIPKLKDAHKTHEKWWILPSIRPGETPLQALNNALVAAQLAAIELQNPHKTLAQSIAVWMEGNPNSKLLIFIDQSEEIITLCSDETERQAFFQQILIAIDAHQQRLRVVLSLRSDFEPQIRDRSLKFIEASNQSGHTELRKRWQSERFIVPAMTRGELREAIEKPAEARVMHFQPHELVE